The Flavobacterium sp. 140616W15 sequence AATACGTTTTATGCCAAAAGTTGTTATAGCAGTAGTTCCAGGTTGGGCTGTTGGTGGAGGACATAGTTTGCATGTAGTTTGTGATATGACATTAGCAAGTAAAGAACATGCTATTTTTAAGCAAACAGATGCTGATGTTACTAGTTTTGATGGAGGATATGGCTCAGCTTATCTAGCCAAAATGGTTGGACAGAAAAAAGCACGTGAAATTTTCTTCTTAGGACGCAACTACTCAGCTCAGGAAGCAATGGATATGGGAATGGTAAATGCAGTAATTCCTCATGATGAACTAGAAGATACAGCTTATGAGTGGGCACAAGAGATATTGCAAAAATCTCCAACATCTATAAAAATGCTAAAATTTGCTATGAATCTTACAGATGATGGTATGGTTGGGCAACAAGTTTTTGCTGGAGAAGCAACTCGTTTGGCTTATATGACTGAAGAAGCAAAAGAAGGTAGAAATGCCTTCCTAGAAAAAAGAAAGCCTAATTTTGGCGAAAACAAATGGTTACCATAAATAAAAAAGTTTAAAAAATGTTTTAGGTTTCAGGTTCCAGGTTCTGAACTTGAAACGTGTAACATGAAACCTGAAACAAACTAAATAAAAAATCAGAATGAAACATTGGATTGAAGCCGCTAGATTAAGAACATTACCTTTATCAGTCTCAGGGATTATTGTCGGTAGTATGTATGCTTTGGCAAATCCC is a genomic window containing:
- a CDS encoding 1,4-dihydroxy-2-naphthoyl-CoA synthase; the protein is MDWITVREFEDITYKKCNGVARIAFNRPNVRNAFRPKTTSELYQAFYDAQEDTSIGVVLLSAEGPSTKDGVYSFCSGGDQNARGHQGYVGEDGQHRLNILEVQRLIRFMPKVVIAVVPGWAVGGGHSLHVVCDMTLASKEHAIFKQTDADVTSFDGGYGSAYLAKMVGQKKAREIFFLGRNYSAQEAMDMGMVNAVIPHDELEDTAYEWAQEILQKSPTSIKMLKFAMNLTDDGMVGQQVFAGEATRLAYMTEEAKEGRNAFLEKRKPNFGENKWLP